A stretch of the Gossypium hirsutum isolate 1008001.06 chromosome D07, Gossypium_hirsutum_v2.1, whole genome shotgun sequence genome encodes the following:
- the LOC107961728 gene encoding very-long-chain aldehyde decarbonylase CER1 produces the protein MASKPGILSDWPWKSMGNFKYALVVPGAIYSTYSFIMCKDENERNWFMFLVLPFLVFRLIHYQLWISYSRYRTAKGNNRILDKSIDFDQVDRERSWDDQIILNGILFYGAGIVLKDQFNMPFFKADGTLIILLLHWGPAEFLYYWLHRALHHHYLYARYHSHHHSSIVTEPNTSFVHPMAEVLAYYGLLLIPTLLSVYIGKANIVGVFTYVTVIDFLNNMGHCNFEFIPQWFYTIFPPLKYIVYTPSFHSLHHTQFRTNYTLFCPLYDYVYGTVDKSTDSVYENALKREAESPDVVHLSHLTTPDSIYHLPLGFPSLSSKPQVSKWYLLFMWPVTVWSLLLTWVLGHAFISERNAFKKLKLQAWVVPKYNMQYSSKWQRETISKLIGQAIRDADKKGAKWLSLGLLNQHEVFSRNVELYMKRNPQLKIKVVDGSNLAAAIVLNSIPKETTQVLLRGRVSKDVYVLVQALCQKGIKVLTVQEDEYKKLLKFDNKLQSNLFLSERYDTKVWLVGDGLTDKEQFKAPKGTIFIPFSIFPPKKVRKDCYYHTTPAMVAPASVENLHSCEDWLPRRAMSASRVAGIIHASEGFDVNECDGTIFSVDKVWEASLENGFRPLPIST, from the exons ATGGCTAGTAAACCAGGCATTCTCAGTGATTGGCCATGGAAGTCAATGGGGAACTTCAAG TATGCGCTTGTGGTTCCGGGGGCAATTTACAGCACCTACTCGTTCATAATGTGCAAAGATGAAAACGAGAGGAACTGGTTCATGTTTTTGGTCTTACCATTTCTGGTGTTTAGATTGATTCACTATCAACTATGGATTTCATACTCTCGCTATCGCACTGCCAAAGGGAACAACCGGATACTTGACAAGAGCATCGACTTCGACCAAGTTGACCGAGAGAGAAGCTG GGACGATCAGATAATACTGAACGGAATATTGTTCTACGGGGCGGGGATAGTGTTAAAAGATCAATTTAACATGCCTTTCTTTAAAGCCGACGGGACACTGATCATACTGCTACTTCATTGGGGTCCGGCAGAGTTCCTCTATTACTGGTTACACCGAGCTTTGCATCACCATTATCTCTACGCTCGCTATCACTCCCATCATCACTCCTCCATCGTCACCGAGCCCAACACCT CGTTTGTCCACCCAATGGCAGAAGTGCTTGCGTATTACGGGCTCCTTTTGATTCCTACGTTGCTATCGGTATATATTGGAAAAGCTAACATCGTGGGAGTCTTTACATACGTTACTGTTATCGATTTCTTGAACAACATGGGACATTGCAACTTCGAGTTCATTCCCCAATGGTTCTACACCATCTTCCCTCCTCTCAAATATATCGTTTACACCCCTTC GTTTCACTCTCTGCATCACACCCAGTTTCGGACAAATTACACTCTTTTCTGTCCACTCTATGATTATGTCTACGGCACGGTGGACAAATCAACAGATAGTGTGTATGAAAACGCACTAAAAAGAGAGGCAGAGTCACCGGACGTGGTTCATCTCTCTCATTTAACCACACCAGACTCCATTTACCATCTACCCCTTGGGTTCCCTTCGTTGTCCTCCAAGCCCCAAGTTTCCAAATGGTACCTCCTCTTTATGTGGCCCGTCACGGTTTGGTCTTTGCTCTTAACTTGGGTTTTAGGCCATGCGTTTATTTCAGAGCGGAACGCCTTTAAGAAACTCAAACTTCAAGCTTGGGTTGTTCCCAAATACAATATGCAA TATTCTTCAAAATGGCAAAGAGAAACTATCAGTAAATTGATTGGACAAGCCATTCGAGATGCAGACAAGAAAGGAGCTAAGTGGCTGAGTTTAGGCCTTCTGAATCAG cATGAGGTGTTTAGCAGAAACGTTGAGCTTTATATGAAAAGGAACCCTCAGCTTAAAATAAAAGTCGTAGATGGGAGCAATTTAGCAGCAGCGATTGTCTTAAACAGTATTCCTAAAGAAACAACACAAGTTCTCCTGAGAGGCAGAGTTTCCAAGGATGTTTATGTTTTAGTCCAAGCTTTATGTCAAAAGGGTATCAAG GTGCTGACAGTGCAGGAGGATGAATACAAGAAGCTGTTGAAGTTTGATAACAAGCTTCAAAGTAATTTATTTCTTTCCGAAAGATACGATACcaag GTATGGTTGGTGGGAGATGGACTGACCGATAAAGAACAGTTTAAGGCACCAAAAGGAACAATATTCATTCCATTTTCGATATTCCCACCCAAGAAAGTCCGGAAAGACTGCTATTACCACACTACACCGGCTATGGTGGCTCCTGCATCTGTGGAGAACCTGCACTCTTGTGAG GACTGGTTGCCGAGAAGGGCGATGAGTGCGAGCCGTGTGGCCGGGATAATTCATGCTTCGGAAGGGTTCGACGTGAATGAGTGCGATGGCACCATTTTCAGCGTCGATAAAGTTTGGGAGGCCAGTCTTGAGAATGGATTTCGCCCCTTGCCAATCTCCACTTAA